The nucleotide window ATAGTTGCACTTAATGCAATAACCTGAGCCCCAGGATTCATCATCATTAGTTTAGCAAGAGTAACCTCAAGAGTAGGCCCCCTCCGATCGGAATCAACAAGATGAATCTCATCAGAAACAATAACATCAATCTCACTAATCCAATCTGTACCCAACCTTAACATCGAGTCAGCCTTCTCACTTGTAGTAACAACAACATCGCGATCCCTTAAATAATCAGCACTACGGTCATAATCACCAGTAGCAACCCCAACACTAAACCCAAACCTCTCATACTCCTTAAACAACTCATATTTCTCATAAGCAAGAGCTTTAAGAGGAACAATATAAAGAGCCCGCCCCCCAGAAAAAATCGAGTTTAAAATAGCCAACTCAGAAATCAAAGTCTTACCACTCGCAGTAGGAACAGCCAAAACCAAATTACAGCCATCCAAAACACCAGACCTAACACCATCAACCTGCGGAGGATACAACTCCTCAATACCTCTCTCCCTAATTATCTCCAAACCTTCCTCAGGTAAACCAAAATCCAATAAATCATCAACATTCATAACAACAAAACCCAACCACAAACTAAAAAACCAAAATTATAAACGAAGAAATACACCGCTAAAAACATATTATCAAATAGACTATTCAATCTTACCCAACAAAATGCCTCAACAAACAACAAACACAATAAATATTAAGTTAAACACAAACCATAACTAAAGAAGTCCTCTACCAAAAAATATCTAAAAAACGCGGGGGTTGCCGAGCATGGCCAAAGGCGCAGGACTTAGGATCCTGTCCCGTAGGGGTTCGCGAGTTCGAATCTCGCCCCCCGCACTAACTCATATTCAATCTAACAAACTTCTATTAACAATAGTTGTTCTAAACCTAAGTTTAAGTATAACCTTTTTTTAAGTGAATTTGAACAACGTTAAGTCGTTTTCCCTAACTCAATACTTTTTATACAACTCAAATAATGTATAATATCTACCTATTCAAAAAAAGAAAAAATTAATTACCAATCATGAAACGTTTTATATTTTTTGGATTATATTTAGGTTTTTTCAGTTAGGAAGGATTATATACTTATAGTTTCAAAACTCTCATTTAGGAGGATTGGTGTATCCCTTTGTTTCGATTTAGATGCACGTTACTTGCTTGACTTTAGTTTAAGGAGTCCATCTATATGGTTATGTGTTTGGTGTCTGGTATTTATGTTATGTTTAGTTTATTTATAGGGGCTATAAGTAGATGACTTCAATATTTATAAATCAGTCAAAGAAGCTTTTTCGAGGGTCGCTTGTTTTAGTTGCTGTCTTTGGTTTTCTTTCCGTATATTTATTTGCAGTTTTTCCAAGCCTTAAAGAGGCGACTGAAGCTCTTGAAGGCGCTTTACCAGAAGCTATGATGGCTTTATTTGGTATGGAAAACCTGCATACCATTGAGGGATTTACTGCGTCTTATGTCTATGCTTTTTTTTGGGTATTGTTTATTGGTATTTATTTTGCGTATATAGGTGGTGGATTGGTTGCTGGGGATATTAAGAGTAGGAAAATGGATTTGACTTTGGCTAACCCGGTTTCCAGGGAGTCTGTTGTTTTACAGAAATTTGGTGCTTTATGGGTTCCTTTGTTAGTGCTGAATGTTGGGTTTTTCGCAATAGTTTTGTTAGGCAGTTTCTTAATAGGAGAGAGTCTGGAGCTAATCCCACTTTTAATGACCCATCTACTATCGGTTCCTTATTTTTTGGTTTGTGCTGGAATTGGTTTAGTATTCTCTGTAATTATGAGAGATAATAGTTCAGCTCAGGCTGGGGCGGTAGGGTTGGTTTTTGTTTTGTGGTTGATTGACGGAGCAGCCGATATGGCTTCTGGTTTTGATTGGCTTGCTTATCTGAACCCAGGTTATTTCTATGATGTTAATGAAATATTGATTTATGAAAACTACAGTTTCTTAGATGCTGGATTGCTTGTTATCGTGTTTTTGGTTTTGTTGGCCGTGTCTATCGTTTGGTTCATACAGAGAGATATATAATGTGACTTCCTTACCTACTTAACTGAAGGTTCGGAAGGTATTTCCATCCCTTTATCCGTACCATCTGAGATTTCGGATTACCGATGGAAACTTACAGGAACGTCCAGCAAAGGGTGGAACATCCACCTGTTTCGTGGTCACCACATATCTTAACCAATTCGATGTACAGAGGCCGGGGTCAACGATAATGGCTTCAGGACGCGGCCACCATACCCACAATGCAAGAAGAGGATTTCTTCTTTCAGGAGATCATCCATCTCCCTGTCCTAAAGCCTCTATAACAGCCTTGAAAGATTCAGAGCCCTCCAACCTCCCGTTATGTGACCGTTATTTTAAACATATATAAACATAATCCAATTTAACACCCACCTAAACCAAAGATCCATGAAAGGTATACTTCTTAGGTAAAGAGTTAGAAATGTTTTTGTGTAGTCTCGATTCAGGTTTAATACTTTCTTCTCTTTAGCAAGAATGATTTAGTCTTAGATAGATATAAAAATCAATAGATATAATGTGTTTATTGTAATATACATCTGGATAGTTGAAACGTGTCTGAAAACAAAATATAATTTTGGACAAAAAATAGGTAAAACCGGTATGTTTGGGGGCTATAGGAGTGGGGAAGGTATTGGCGTTTTGTTAATGCCACTTGAAAATTATAGGGGTAGGTTGCCACCAAAAATTTCCTTAGAACCTCTTTTTTCTCTTTGTGGAGATGGAGGTTTTAAATTCTGTTAGTTGTATAATGTTGTTTTGATATGATTGAAATGGAGTCTAATGCTACTATCAGGCTTGATAACTTGACTAAGGAGTATGGGGAGGTTAAAGCTAATGATAATCTCTCTTTTAGTGTTTTTGAAGGGGAGATTTTTGGGTATCTCGGTCCGAATGGTGCAGGTAAAACAACTACTATCCGTCAGTTATTAGGTTTAATTAAGCCTAGTTCTGGTACAGCTTTCGTTTTAGATGCGGATATCCGGGATCGAAAAGCTTTGACCAAAGTTAAACGAGATATTGGGTATCTGCCTGATACTCTTGGTTTTGAAGAAAGGATGACTGGTCGTCAGGTACTTGATTATTTTGCTATGATGCGGGGGGATAGTCGTAGAGATGAGTTGCTTGATTTATTTAATCCTCCTTTAGACCAGAAGGTTGGGACTTATTCTTCTGGAAACAAACGTATGTTAGGCATCATACAGGCTTTTATGCATGACCCTGAACTTGTTATTATGGATGAACCAACTTCTGGGTTAGATCCTCTGAAACAGGATTTATTGCATAATTTTATTGAGAGTGAACGTGATTCTGGGAAGACTATATTTTTTTCTTCCCACTTTCTCAGTGAAGTTCAGCGTGTTTGCGATAGAGTCGGTATTATTCGTAGGGGCAAGCTAGTTGACCTTGAAAACATCGATAAATTGTTAACGAGAAGCGGGAAAAAAGTGTGGGTTCATTTTAAAGATAACTTCGATAAAGATAGGTTCATAACTGAAGATATGGTTGAATTAGAGGTTGTTGATAGTTCTATTCATTTTACTTACACTGGAGAGGCAATTGATTTGTTAAAACATCTCTCTAGTTTTGAAATTGAAGATATTAATATTAGTGAACCTCAATTGGATGAGATTTTCAAGCATTATTATGGGGATAGGGTTTAAATAAAAGGTGGATTATGACAGCGATTCTTAGAATTGAATCTCGTAAATTGGTTCGAAGTTCAGCAGTATTAATCGGTGTTTTTGCAGTTCTTTCAACAATGTACCTATCGATATATCCCGAATTTAAAGAAGAAGCTGAAGAATTAATGGAGGCTTTTCCTGACTTTATATTCGACATGTTTGGACTTGAAGCAATACATACAATTGAAGGGTTTTTAGCTGCAGAAGTTTATGCATTTTTTTGGATACTTTTAGTAGGACTTTATTTCGCTTATATTAGTGCTGGATTTGTTTCAAAAGATATTGAAGAAAGAAAGATGGATCTTACTCTCTCAAACCCAGTAACAAGAGAATCTGTAATATTACAAAAGGTGGGGGCTTTATGGGTTCCCCTATTATTATTAAACGGTGGAGTAATTCTATTTTTATACATAGGAACATACTTAATTGATGAAACTTTAGATATAACTTCATTGGTTATGGTTCACTTACTTTCAATTCCCTATTTATTGGTCTGTGCAGTAATTGGCTTAGTCACATCAATAGTGATTAAAAAAGTACGAACCTCTCAGGTTTGGGCTATAGGCATTGTTTTTATTTTATGGCTTATTGAATCAATCTCTAATATAACAGTAGATTATGATTGGATTGGTTATGTTTCTCCAAGTAACTATTACGATCCAACCCAAATACTTGTAAACCAAGAATACGCTTTCTTAGATGCCGGCATTCTATTAATTGTATTCGTTATTTTGTTGATACTATCAATAATACTATTCAAAGACCGTGACATCTAACCTTGATTTAAGAAAAAAATTAAACGGTTTAACAATAAATATGTTATATGAGTTTTCAAGACAAGACTTCGGTTTTTTTTGATGATGAAGTTAGTGATAGAGAACGAAGTTGTTTTGAGTTAGGAATTTCTTTAGGAGCAGTTTTCCATCAATTTGTAGGAACTCCTGTCGGATCAAACTCAGTCGAAGAAGTGAAACAAGCTATCCAGAGTTCCATTGAAGAACAACCATCTGTCAAAAAGGTTGAGGTAGAAATCAAACGAGAAAGTGAAGAAGGATATTCGGCTCTACGTCCAGAAGATTTAGAGATAAAGATAATCGCTAGTTATGGTGACTCAACTGTAACTGGAAAACTTGCATATCTAGAAAAAATAGACTATCCATTAATGTGGATAGTTAACATAGACTAGAGAAATAACTCTATTCCCAACTAATTTAAGTAGGTTTGATGTGTTTTAAAGGGTTTATTGGTTCTAAAAAAATTTTTATGGCCATAAACCGTAGTAGAGGTTTAGAGATAATATAAGCACTCCGAGTACTGCACTGAAAACCATTATCTGCTTTGGACCTATTATTGGTGTTTCTGTTGATTCTTCATCGAAATATCTCATTAGGCCTGCAGATGAAGTCAATCCATCTCCTTGTTGTTTAACCATTATTTTGCCTCAAATTCCTTTTGTTCTTCTAGATATTAAGTTTTTAGTTTTAGTTTTTAATCAATTTGTTTCATCAGGCTTAGATCAACGTCTGTTTTAGGTGTTTTGATTTTGTCAACCAGGAGGTTGCCTTCTTAATTAGCAAGTTAAAGTATGCTTGGTTGAATTTAACTTTACAGCCCCATGGCTTCTTTCATTTCTCTTATTCTCTGTATTTCTTTTTTGTTTTCTTTTGATAGTCTGTATTCTCTTTCAACTCGGTTTCCTCTTCTTTTTAGATAGCCTTCTTTTGCCATTCTTGATAGGTATGTTGATACTGTTGATAAACCGATTTCTTGGTATTCTTGGTCGTATTGTCTCTTGACTTCTCTTGAGGTGAACCATCTTTCTTGGAATCTAACTAATAGGAATAGCTTTAATCTTTTTTTGATTGTTAATTCATCAAAATTAGAGGTATCGATTTCCCTGGGTTTGTTCGGTGAGGAGTTGAGTGCGCTGGATGAAGATTTAGTTGAAGGGTTCGATGAAAGGTTTAGGGCCTCTATGAATTTGGATATTCTCTCGAGTATTACCTCTTTTTCAAGGTCTCCTTCGAACTCCATAGAGGTTTTAACACCATCCTCATCGACGGCCTCCAACTTCATCTTCATCCTGAGTCACCTTTTGGTATCCCATCCCCCCAGATGCGAATACACTTCAAACATACACTGTGAATAACCACTTTGTGAATATGTGTATGTATCCTTTGTGAACATATAGATATTACATAGATAACCTTATATAAAGCTTTAGGTTAACTGGCTTGTATTTAATTGTGTTAAACTTATTAAACAAAAAATTTGTGTTTTTTGGGTTATTTAGAGGTTTTTAGTTGGTTTGTTTCATATTTATTTAATTACTTGTTCAACGATATTGTGAATAATAAATATGCTATTAGTTGTTCTAAAGTACTTTATAGGGCAAATAATCTTTATAATTTGTATTGATCTATTAAAAAAGTTAGTTTGTTTTTAATTTTATTTTTAAAGTTATTTTTTGTTTTTTCAGAGAAGTTAGTTTGTTTTTTTGTGTTTACATTCACTTTTTTTTGTGTTCATATGAAAAGCTAGTTATAAGGCTGGTTGGTTTCTATTAATGTTATGGATTTGGTTGAAATTTTTATTAGGTTTTTGAGTTAATTTTTAATGGGATAGTTATTTAGTGGATTAGTTCATTGGATGTTTTATGATGGATGTTAAAAAACTGCCATTAGCTTCATTTGGATTATCGGTTATTTCGGGTTTGTTTTTGTTTTATGGACAGCTGGTTGTGGGTTTATTTTTTATAGCACTCTGGGCTTTGCTTGATGTTTTTTATTTAGTTAATTTGAGGAAAAGAAATTTTGTAACTCGTTTTGAGGATTTTTTGAGTACTACTGTTAATACTGGTTCAAGTTTAGTTTTATTGTTGGGTTTGATATTTGGGGGTTTTGTTACCGGTGAGTTGGGGTTATTAGCTGTTGTTGGTGTTTTCTTAGTTCATTATACTGAGATACAGTGTGCGGCGATTGGATTGAATCGCAGTGGAATTGAAAGGCCTTTTAAAATTGGTTTTTTAGTTTTTGTGTTGGTTATGGGTGTTTTAGAGGTTTCTGTTGGTTTAACCTTTTTTGGTTTTGGATTTGTTTGGTGGGGTGTTTTAGTTATTTCTATTGTTTCGATCTTGATTTCAGTGTTTCTTGCTTTCACTATGTATTTTAAACTTTCCGGAAGAAAAATCGAGGATAACTCTCTTTAACCCTAAAAACACCTAAATTAAGATTTATAGAAATCAGGTTAGGTTTTTGTGGGGTTTTAGTGGTTTTTGAGGCCCCACAATGTTTTTGTGGGGTTTTGGGTTTTTTATTTTTGGTTTAATATTTTGTTTTTACCCATTGCGGACATGTATTTTGTTTCTCCGCCTTCTTCTAAGTTGTTTAGAATGTCTTGGTCTTCTACGAGTATTTCAAATGTTTCGTATGTTTCCATATCCATTAGTTGAACTGTGTTTTCTGTTTTTGATATTACTTGTGCGTCTTTTCTTTCTACTATTGGAACGTCTACTTTTGTGTCTACTGGGTTTAGCATGTTCCTTTTTTTATCATCGAATATTCCTTTTGCGGATATGTTTGCTTTTGCGGACCCGTGTTTTCCTGGACTTGATACCTGTAGGTCGGTTATTTTGCTTGGTTCTCCGTCAAGTAATATGTAATCTCCTTCGTCTAGATTTCTTATTTCGGTTCTTCTTTTTGACATGACTTTTTTCCTCGGTTAATAGTTATACCTTTTTATTATCCTACGGTTTAATCAAAGTTTCACATTTCTTGTTTTTAATCGTCTTTTGAGTTACAGAAATTCTATTTGTTTTTAGGGGGGTATTAATGATAGTCAGGGTTGTTTTTTATTTTTTTATTTAAAATATTTGAAGGGAACTCAATCTATATTTTTTTGGTTAGGTGGGGTGGTTGGTTTAGGTTTTTGTTATTTTTGCTGCCATTGCGCCTGCTGTGAATCCTGCGTCGATGTTTACGACGGTTAGTATTGAGCATGATTGTAGCATTGAGAGTAATGCGGCTTCTCCGTTTCCTCCTGCTCCATATCCTGTTGATACGGGTAGGCCGATTACTGGTATGTCTGTTATTCCGGCTACTACTGGGGGGAGGGATCCGTCTCTTCCTGCGGCTACGATTAGTGCTTGTATGTTTTTTTCACTGTATTTTTTTAATACTGGAAGCAATCTATGTATTCCTGCTACTCCAACGTCATATGCTTTATGTGCTTCGCATCCAAGTAATTCAGCGGTTACTCTTGCTTCTTCTGCGACCTGGATGTCGGCTGTTCCTGCGCATATTACTCCAATTTTACCTTCTTTTGGTTTTTGGTGTTTTCTGGTTTTTAGTACTGCTATTCTTGCTTTTTCATACCATTCTAGTTCGTATTTTCCTTTTTTTTGTTTTAGTAGTTGTTTTTGTTTTTTGGTGACTCTTGTGCCGATGCTTCTGCCTTTTTTATCTGCCATTTTTTTCATAATTTCGATGAATACTTCAGGTTCTTTTCCATCTCCTAGTATTGCTTCAGGTAGACCGATGCGGTCTTCTCTCATTGTGTCTATTCTTGCTTGACCTTCAAGCTCTTCTAGCTGGAGCAGGGCTATTCTTTCTTTTACTTGTTTTTTGGAGATCTCTTTGTTTTTATATTGGTCTAATAATTTATCGATATCCATATGGATCACAAAATAATTATTTATTTTTTTCTAGAAACTGGGGGTTTTATGGTGGGGTGGTGTTTTTTATTGGTTTATGGTTTTTTGGATTTCTTGATTTATTTTTCCGTTGGTTGCTATTGTTTTTATTTGTTTTTTAACGTTTTTTGTTGGGAATTTTTTGGATATTGGGTGGAAGGAGCCTCCTGCTCCTTTGATTATTATTGAACCTGCTGCTATGTCTGTTGAGCCTGCTCCTCTTATGTCTATGAATGCATCTAGTTTTCCAGCTGCTACGTAGCACATTTCTAGGGAGATACAGCCTAATGTTCTTACTCTATGTACTTGTTCGTTGAGTCTTTCTTTTTCTAGTCTATGGGTTTTTTGGTATCCGTAGTAGCTTATGGATGAATTTTTTAGTTTTTCGGTATCGGATGTTGTTATTTTTTGGTTATTGTATTTTGTTGTATGGCCGTTTGAGGTGTATGTGTTTCCGTTTTCAAGGTTTTTTACGTATCCGTATTTTATTTTTTTGATTTTTTTGTCTGCTATTGCTATTGAGGTTGAGTAGAATGGGATTTTGTTTGTGGCGTTGTATGTTCCGTCTATTGGGTCTAGTATGACGGTGTATTCTGGTTTTCCGAAGTTGTGTACACCGGTTTCTTCTGTTATTAGTTGTATGTTTTTGTTTGATAGGTAGTTTATTGCTGTTTTTTCTGCTACTAAATCTATTTTTTTAGTTGGTTTTCCATCTGCACCGATTGAGACTGTTTTTGATGCTTTTTTTGTGCCTATTAGGTGTTTGACGTTTTTTTCAATTTCCTCTGCGACTTCTTTGCATATTTTTTGGTGTTTCATTTCAAGAATCCATTTTTTTTGTTTACGTCGGGTTTTGTTTTGGTTTTTATGGCCAGAATACTGCTGCTGCTATTGCTGCGCCACAGTTTTGGGGTATTGTTTGTTCGGATTTTATGTGGATTTTTTTGATTTTTTTGTTTCTGTCTTTTGCCATTTCTTTAACCATTTTTATTGTTTTGTTTACTGTGGCTTTCTCTATTGTTGGACTACTGTGTTCACATATTAATCCGATTCCTTCTTCACATTCGGCTACGGCTATTGCTGCGCTTATTACTTCAGTTTTTATTGATGTTTCTTTCGCTATTACGCTCGGTACAAATGCTCCTTGAGGTATTTCTGGTTTTTCTACAATTTCACAGTTTTCTGGTAGTATTGAACTTACAGTAATTAGGTTTAAGTCGCCTATACCGGCTTTTTGTAGAGCTCGGTCGTAGGCGTTTAACTGGCTGTCGCTTTCTCCTGTTCCTGAAACTATTGATATTTTGTTTGGTTTGAAATTCATTTCGATGCAGTTTATTAAAGAAATGTTCAAATGATTTTTATTCTTGTTTTAGGCCATTGTGTCTTCAAGAGGAGGTATTACTTGTTTTTTTCTTGATAATACTCCCTTTAGGGTTGCTGAATTATTTTTTATCTCCTTTTGGAAGGCTTTTTCGAAGTTCTGTGTTTCCCCTGTTATTAAGGCTTCTGTATCTTTTTCTAAAAGGTCTGTTACCAACAATATCAGTGTGTTGTAGTTCTCTTGGGTAGTGATTTTCTTCATTTCCTGCAATAATTGGTTTTTTTGTTCTAGTACTTCGTTAGGTACAACTGTTTCAACTTGACCTACACCTACAAGTTTTTCGCCAAATTCGTATTCTTTAAAGTCTCCTAATATGATATCTCTTGGTTCTTTTTCTCCTAGTTTGCTTTTCTCTTTAAGCATTTCTTTTCCATATTCTTCGATATCTACTCCACATATTTCTGATAGTTTTTTAGCTATCTCTGTGTCTTTTTCAGTATTTGTTGGAGATCTATGGACAACTGTATCGCTTAATATCGCGCTTAAAAGTATTCCAGCGGTTTTTTGTGGTATTTCTTTATTTTTGTTTAGGTAGATGTCGGCAACTATGGTTGCGGTTGATCCAACAGGTTCACAATGGAAGAATATAGGGTTGCTTGTAACTAAACCTCCAATTCGATGGTGATCTACAACTTCTTTTAATTCCGCTTTTTTTAACCCACCGGCAGCTTGGCTGTATTCGTTGTGGTCTACTAAAATAACCTTTTTATTAGATAGGTCTTCTATTTCCTGAGGTATATCTACGTTGAATTTATCCAACACAAACTCTGTTTCAGGATTTATTGGTCCACACCTAACTGGCTTTGCATTATCTCCCTCTATGTTTTTAAGTTCTGCATAAGCTATTGCAGAACATATTGAGTCGGTATCTGGTTTTTTATGTCCGATTACGTATTTCATGTTATCACTTCATTTTTTAATTTTCAGATAAAAGATATCGTGTTTTTGTGGTTTTAGGTCACAGGGTTTTCTGTGGGTTTTTTAGTGTATTGTTCACATTAATTTTTCTTTTATTTTTGAGTAGAAGTCCTGTCCTTCAACTTTAACAAATAGAGCTGGGTTTTTTGCCTCTCTGAACTTGATTATATCTCCTTCTTTAACTTTCTTTGTTTTCTGTCCGTCAACAATGATTTTTGCGTGTTTTCCCTTTCTTATCAACTCTATTTTAATGTTAGATTTCGAGGGAACTACTATTGATCTAGCTGAAAGTTTGTATGGGGCTATAGGGACAAGTAGGAAACCTTCCACTCGGGGGTCAACGATCGGGCCTCCAGCACTCATTGAGTAAGCAGTTGACCCAGTTGGGGTTGCTATTATTATTCCATCGGCTCCAAATCTCTCAACCTCTTGACCATCGACAAGAACTCTTAGCTTAAGCATCTTAGCAGGCTCTGAAGTTAAGAGTACAACTTCGTTTGTTGCTGGCGGGAGCGGGTCTTCATCATCAATATCTACTTCTAATCTTGTTCTCTTATCAACCTCAAACCCTTTAATGATTTTTTCTAGTTCGTTTTGATAGTTATCAACCTCTAAATCTGTTAAAAAACCTACTTCTCCTTTGTTTATTCCTACAATTGGGGTTTGATGGGGTAGTTCGTGGAATGTTCTAAGTATTGTTCCATCTCCTCCAATAGTTATCACTAGATCACAATCGGTCATCTCTTGTATACGGGTTCCTTCAATCCCTAGTTTCAAAGCAACCTTTTGATTTATAACAACATCTAAACCTAATTTTTTTAAAAAATCAAATAATCGATCCGCTTCTTCTATTATATCCTTAGAGTCATATCTCGCGATTATTCCAACTTTATTAACATCTTTTTTAAACAATCAAACACCCCAAACCCAGTAAAAACCCTTTATCAAATTATCTTCAATTAATTTTCATATCCTTACAACAAAATAGTTATGCAGCCACCTGAATTATGAATTCATGACACCCTCTTTTTAATGATTAGAGGTCTTAAGGCCTGAGTTAAGATAAAAGTGTATTAAATAGATTATTGTTTTTTAGTTTGGTTGGTGATCGGAAATAATAAAAAAATGATGTGGTTTGGTGTTGATTATTGCGTTTTTGGTTGTTTTTGGGGAGAATAATAATTATGGTTAAGTATCTTAATTAGAATTAGGTTGTTGGTGTTAATTTGAATAATCTTGAAAGACAGTATTTTGTTTTTGATACAACGGCTTTGACCGATGTGCAGATGAGGAAGAAGGAGGGGTACGGTTCTTTGTGCGAGGGTATGGATGGTGTGCTTGAACTTGTTTCTAAGGCTAGGTTGGAGTTGAATATTAGTTGTTATGTGCCTTATCCTACTGTGTATAGGGAGATGAGTGATTTTATTAAGCGGCATGATTGTGGTGATGGGGTTAAGGTTAAGCTTGATACTTGGCTTGTTAAAAAGACTCCTAATCGTTATGAGGTTGAGGTGCCTGCAAGTATTTTTTATGAGTATGTGGATTTTATGCGGAGCCGTATTAACAAGGGTATGAATGTTGCTGAAGATACTATTTGGGATATTTCTGTTAATTGTTTGAATACTGATATCGGTGATATGGATGCTGAGGAGGTTGAGAAGGATATTAAGCGGGAGATGATTGGCCAGACAATAAGTGATTTTAGGGATAAGTATAGGAGTGCTTTGCGGTATGGAATACTTGATAGTGCTCCAGATATAGATGTTTTGTTGCTTGCTAAGGAGTTGGATGCTGCGGTTGTTGGTGCTGATGAGGGTATTGAGAAGTGGGCTGAGAGGCTTGGGCTTCGTTTTGTTAAGGCAAGTTCTTTTCCACGTATGATTCAGGAGTATTTGCGTAGAAAAGATGAGATTCGTGCTCGAGAGGCTAAGGAGTTTGGTGATGAGATTTAGTATTGTGTTTTTGGTGTTTGTTGAGTTTTGTTGTTATTGGGTTTAGTTGAAAAGGAGGCGTTATTATTAATATTCAGAAGCCGAAAGGAACTCGTGATTTAGGTCCAGAGTCTATGGAGGTTAGGAAAAAGGTTGAAGAAGTTATGAGAGATAGATGTGAGGGTTGGGGGTTTAGGGAGGTTGATACTCCTACGTTTGAGCATCTTGAGCTTTTTACTTTGAAGTCTGGTGAGGAGATTATTGATGAGATATATGCTTTTCGGGATAAATCGGAGCGTGAACTGGCTTTAAGGCCTGAGGTTACTGCTTCTGTTATGCGTTTTTATTCTGATGAGTTAAGGGCT belongs to Methanonatronarchaeum sp. AMET-Sl and includes:
- the larB gene encoding nickel pincer cofactor biosynthesis protein LarB; this translates as MDIDKLLDQYKNKEISKKQVKERIALLQLEELEGQARIDTMREDRIGLPEAILGDGKEPEVFIEIMKKMADKKGRSIGTRVTKKQKQLLKQKKGKYELEWYEKARIAVLKTRKHQKPKEGKIGVICAGTADIQVAEEARVTAELLGCEAHKAYDVGVAGIHRLLPVLKKYSEKNIQALIVAAGRDGSLPPVVAGITDIPVIGLPVSTGYGAGGNGEAALLSMLQSCSILTVVNIDAGFTAGAMAAKITKT
- a CDS encoding ABC transporter ATP-binding protein produces the protein MIEMESNATIRLDNLTKEYGEVKANDNLSFSVFEGEIFGYLGPNGAGKTTTIRQLLGLIKPSSGTAFVLDADIRDRKALTKVKRDIGYLPDTLGFEERMTGRQVLDYFAMMRGDSRRDELLDLFNPPLDQKVGTYSSGNKRMLGIIQAFMHDPELVIMDEPTSGLDPLKQDLLHNFIESERDSGKTIFFSSHFLSEVQRVCDRVGIIRRGKLVDLENIDKLLTRSGKKVWVHFKDNFDKDRFITEDMVELEVVDSSIHFTYTGEAIDLLKHLSSFEIEDINISEPQLDEIFKHYYGDRV
- a CDS encoding transcriptional repressor codes for the protein MKMKLEAVDEDGVKTSMEFEGDLEKEVILERISKFIEALNLSSNPSTKSSSSALNSSPNKPREIDTSNFDELTIKKRLKLFLLVRFQERWFTSREVKRQYDQEYQEIGLSTVSTYLSRMAKEGYLKRRGNRVEREYRLSKENKKEIQRIREMKEAMGL
- a CDS encoding translation initiation factor IF-5A, which gives rise to MSKRRTEIRNLDEGDYILLDGEPSKITDLQVSSPGKHGSAKANISAKGIFDDKKRNMLNPVDTKVDVPIVERKDAQVISKTENTVQLMDMETYETFEILVEDQDILNNLEEGGETKYMSAMGKNKILNQK
- a CDS encoding manganese-dependent inorganic pyrophosphatase, translating into MKYVIGHKKPDTDSICSAIAYAELKNIEGDNAKPVRCGPINPETEFVLDKFNVDIPQEIEDLSNKKVILVDHNEYSQAAGGLKKAELKEVVDHHRIGGLVTSNPIFFHCEPVGSTATIVADIYLNKNKEIPQKTAGILLSAILSDTVVHRSPTNTEKDTEIAKKLSEICGVDIEEYGKEMLKEKSKLGEKEPRDIILGDFKEYEFGEKLVGVGQVETVVPNEVLEQKNQLLQEMKKITTQENYNTLILLVTDLLEKDTEALITGETQNFEKAFQKEIKNNSATLKGVLSRKKQVIPPLEDTMA
- a CDS encoding preprotein translocase subunit Sec61beta — encoded protein: MVKQQGDGLTSSAGLMRYFDEESTETPIIGPKQIMVFSAVLGVLILSLNLYYGLWP
- a CDS encoding ABC transporter permease subunit, whose protein sequence is MTSIFINQSKKLFRGSLVLVAVFGFLSVYLFAVFPSLKEATEALEGALPEAMMALFGMENLHTIEGFTASYVYAFFWVLFIGIYFAYIGGGLVAGDIKSRKMDLTLANPVSRESVVLQKFGALWVPLLVLNVGFFAIVLLGSFLIGESLELIPLLMTHLLSVPYFLVCAGIGLVFSVIMRDNSSAQAGAVGLVFVLWLIDGAADMASGFDWLAYLNPGYFYDVNEILIYENYSFLDAGLLVIVFLVLLAVSIVWFIQRDI
- a CDS encoding arginine decarboxylase, pyruvoyl-dependent, with protein sequence MNISLINCIEMNFKPNKISIVSGTGESDSQLNAYDRALQKAGIGDLNLITVSSILPENCEIVEKPEIPQGAFVPSVIAKETSIKTEVISAAIAVAECEEGIGLICEHSSPTIEKATVNKTIKMVKEMAKDRNKKIKKIHIKSEQTIPQNCGAAIAAAVFWP
- a CDS encoding inositol monophosphatase family protein produces the protein MKHQKICKEVAEEIEKNVKHLIGTKKASKTVSIGADGKPTKKIDLVAEKTAINYLSNKNIQLITEETGVHNFGKPEYTVILDPIDGTYNATNKIPFYSTSIAIADKKIKKIKYGYVKNLENGNTYTSNGHTTKYNNQKITTSDTEKLKNSSISYYGYQKTHRLEKERLNEQVHRVRTLGCISLEMCYVAAGKLDAFIDIRGAGSTDIAAGSIIIKGAGGSFHPISKKFPTKNVKKQIKTIATNGKINQEIQKTINQ
- a CDS encoding ABC transporter permease subunit; translated protein: MTAILRIESRKLVRSSAVLIGVFAVLSTMYLSIYPEFKEEAEELMEAFPDFIFDMFGLEAIHTIEGFLAAEVYAFFWILLVGLYFAYISAGFVSKDIEERKMDLTLSNPVTRESVILQKVGALWVPLLLLNGGVILFLYIGTYLIDETLDITSLVMVHLLSIPYLLVCAVIGLVTSIVIKKVRTSQVWAIGIVFILWLIESISNITVDYDWIGYVSPSNYYDPTQILVNQEYAFLDAGILLIVFVILLILSIILFKDRDI
- a CDS encoding dihydroneopterin aldolase family protein; protein product: MSFQDKTSVFFDDEVSDRERSCFELGISLGAVFHQFVGTPVGSNSVEEVKQAIQSSIEEQPSVKKVEVEIKRESEEGYSALRPEDLEIKIIASYGDSTVTGKLAYLEKIDYPLMWIVNID